The Besnoitia besnoiti strain Bb-Ger1 chromosome Unknown contig00050, whole genome shotgun sequence DNA segment gttacatattagattctcttcgctcccatggtatttagtaagttaacattgaaacgtatccagtgtaaagtttgaacgtaatccagctttaccttctatgttgttatgttaaccaaataagtttcatcgttgttgatatttcattgacatgttgataacataaatactaacaaaccaccggttttggatgggattacttttaacaccgcataatatgctaaaaagtaccattcaggtacgatatgaagcggagttacaaaccggttcactggtatggagttatctgggtgcgataattcaatcaaaccaaaagccgtttgtaagaaaattaaaccaattagataatatggtagatagggaacaaactgtctccagacgttcttaacccagctcacgtattacatctgacggtgaactagcgttcctaactgaatcttgttcaataacaagggagtaatgagccgacatggaggtgctgatacaatccgaggattagaactcccaatattatctgacctgttatccccggcgtaccttacgaccgttatatgatttagagatagaatgtaatgtggattaatatccacatggtttctacaaagtgtagatataaaatagtgaatggttctgtaaagatctttgcataacatacctttagatttgcttagcattatagagcttgtaggcatgtaagtaactaaagaactatagatactttgagtgaagaatacaaggatagctccaacaataacatggctaaaatgtataccagttaagatgaaaagtccattaccaaatgcattatcattaatataaaagagatagtcctaagtattccgtacagactaacattaagaaggcgactaccaaagtgaatgtcatgatattcgtacagcttgtatacaaatgttggtttttcaaatatacgctggataccactatacttaatgcacttaacatgatggtcatgaaaagcacaagagaacttggatccggtaaacaaagaccttcaagatctaaaccagtagtccaactcgtagtatatactccccagaaaaaggtagtttatatcaacctaggaatcccattttaa contains these protein-coding regions:
- a CDS encoding uncharacterized protein (encoded by transcript BESB_064080), whose amino-acid sequence is MTIMLSALSIVVSSVYLKNQHLYTSCTNIMTFTLVVAFLMLVCTEYLGLSLLY